The following proteins are co-located in the Antricoccus suffuscus genome:
- a CDS encoding CaiB/BaiF CoA transferase family protein, whose amino-acid sequence MSAHSSLAGTRVIELTHAISGPQCGQILADHGADVIKVEPPGGELAREAYPQLNSESVYFSCHNRGKRSIVLDLKTPGDLQILHDLVKSADAVLTNYTVDVPRRLGWGFEVLKELNPSIVMAHITGFGSTGPDRDLRALDGIIQAMSGVPSFSGTRESGPILAAAFVADHVASYHAALGLMFALYRQKATGEGGFVDISMLNSYASVSAHAIGTSVAGEPPEPLGNRIASSFGNTFQASDGIVFLSPIGTVKWEKFCHAIGRQDWASDVSYESAIYEMRDYVEREINQWCAIRSRLEIKEVLAEYGIPCGPVQSPAEYANHAIETDSGGVVEVRSPAGQTFLVPGPVAPVGLTDDPNRFVVPQIGEHTAEVLAELGITREQTVHDG is encoded by the coding sequence GTGAGCGCTCATTCCAGTTTGGCCGGAACCCGAGTCATCGAATTGACTCATGCAATCTCCGGTCCGCAGTGCGGACAGATCCTCGCCGACCACGGCGCGGATGTCATCAAAGTCGAGCCGCCGGGTGGAGAACTTGCCCGAGAGGCGTACCCGCAACTAAACAGCGAGAGCGTCTACTTCTCCTGCCATAACCGCGGCAAACGCAGCATCGTCCTCGACCTGAAGACACCGGGCGACCTCCAGATCCTGCACGATCTGGTGAAGAGCGCTGACGCGGTCCTGACCAACTACACGGTCGACGTCCCGCGCCGCCTCGGTTGGGGATTCGAGGTCCTTAAGGAACTCAACCCGTCAATCGTAATGGCTCACATCACCGGATTTGGGTCCACCGGCCCAGACCGCGACCTGCGCGCGCTCGACGGCATCATCCAGGCGATGAGCGGTGTGCCGTCGTTCTCCGGGACACGGGAGTCCGGCCCCATCCTGGCGGCGGCCTTCGTCGCCGACCACGTGGCCAGTTACCACGCCGCGCTCGGCCTGATGTTCGCCCTCTATCGCCAAAAGGCGACCGGCGAGGGTGGATTCGTCGACATCAGCATGCTCAATTCCTACGCTTCTGTGTCCGCGCACGCGATTGGGACATCAGTCGCGGGCGAACCGCCCGAGCCCTTGGGAAACCGAATCGCCTCTTCTTTCGGCAATACATTCCAGGCGAGCGACGGAATCGTATTCCTCTCACCAATCGGGACCGTGAAATGGGAGAAGTTCTGCCATGCGATCGGCCGCCAGGACTGGGCCTCTGACGTCTCATACGAATCAGCAATATACGAGATGCGCGACTATGTAGAGCGCGAGATCAACCAGTGGTGCGCAATCCGAAGCCGGCTGGAAATTAAGGAAGTTCTCGCTGAGTACGGTATCCCGTGCGGTCCGGTCCAGTCCCCAGCCGAATACGCGAATCACGCAATCGAGACCGACTCCGGTGGCGTCGTAGAGGTTCGATCCCCTGCCGGCCAGACGTTCTTAGTCCCCGGACCAGTGGCTCCCGTCGGGTTGACCGACGATCCGAACCGATTCGTCGTCCCACAGATAGGCGAGCACACCGCGGAGGTCCTCGCCGAATTAGGTATCACTCGTGAGCAAACTGTCCACGATGGCTGA
- a CDS encoding acyl-CoA carboxylase subunit beta → MNGQDDIEEIARRRRLAEGMGGPEGIKRQHDNGKLTVRERIEIFADNGTFRETGYLEGNATYDGARLASFVPKGEVNGSCEIDGRRVFVSAGDFTVRGGSAAGIHGGLGTELRVAQRALEWRLPFVRLLDASGGSVSSFLEMGRTYLPDGNTWTATEVELLQHVPVVSAVMGSVAGLPAINACLSHFNVMLRGTAQLFPGGPPVVKAALGIDIHKEQLGGSDLHTRRSGVVNNVANSEKDALQQIRTFLSYLPSNVYEMPTRSSSVAPRRAATDLRGLVPDDPRRPFDVRTLIDAVVDEESFFEISPDYGRSRVVGLARVDGYPVGLMANNPKHLGGSTDVAAGKKAMRLIQLCDLFHLPLVSLADEPGFMVGPAVELEGIETAGAQLVWTTVSSRMPWITFVIRRLYGVAGQCHHRPSGMYRRYAWPSARWGSMHISGGTAAAFKRTIAQAADPEAKLRELEAELQGIASPFRTAEATGQDLIDPAETRERLVEFVRDAQRVLATQVGVPAMPFRP, encoded by the coding sequence ATGAACGGCCAGGACGACATCGAAGAAATTGCGCGTCGGCGCAGACTCGCCGAAGGCATGGGGGGTCCCGAAGGGATCAAACGTCAGCACGATAACGGCAAACTGACGGTGAGGGAGCGTATCGAGATCTTCGCCGACAATGGAACATTCCGCGAGACTGGATACCTTGAGGGAAATGCAACGTACGACGGCGCACGGCTTGCCTCATTTGTGCCCAAAGGCGAAGTCAATGGTAGTTGCGAGATCGATGGTCGTCGGGTGTTTGTCAGCGCCGGAGACTTCACAGTCCGGGGCGGCTCGGCCGCCGGTATCCATGGAGGACTTGGTACCGAACTCCGAGTCGCGCAGCGCGCACTCGAATGGCGGCTTCCATTCGTTCGGCTTCTCGACGCGAGCGGCGGTAGCGTGAGTAGTTTTCTGGAGATGGGTCGCACATATCTCCCGGATGGAAATACATGGACTGCCACGGAGGTCGAGCTGCTGCAACATGTTCCCGTGGTCTCCGCAGTGATGGGCTCGGTTGCGGGTCTACCGGCGATCAACGCGTGTTTATCGCATTTCAATGTGATGCTTCGGGGGACCGCCCAACTGTTCCCGGGGGGCCCGCCGGTGGTGAAAGCTGCGCTGGGAATCGATATCCACAAAGAGCAGCTCGGAGGTTCGGACCTGCATACCCGGCGCAGTGGCGTCGTGAACAACGTCGCGAACAGCGAGAAAGATGCGCTACAGCAAATCCGCACGTTTCTCTCTTACCTGCCATCCAACGTCTATGAGATGCCGACTCGGTCATCGTCGGTCGCACCGCGGCGTGCCGCGACTGATCTACGGGGTCTCGTACCCGATGACCCACGCCGCCCGTTCGACGTTCGGACGCTCATCGACGCGGTCGTCGACGAGGAATCCTTCTTTGAGATTTCGCCCGATTACGGCCGATCACGAGTCGTAGGACTTGCTCGGGTGGACGGCTACCCAGTTGGCCTTATGGCCAACAACCCTAAGCACTTGGGAGGTTCAACCGACGTCGCTGCCGGCAAGAAAGCGATGCGGCTGATCCAGTTGTGCGACCTGTTCCACCTGCCGCTTGTGTCCCTTGCCGATGAGCCCGGCTTCATGGTCGGGCCCGCGGTGGAGCTAGAGGGTATTGAGACCGCGGGAGCGCAGCTTGTGTGGACGACGGTCAGCAGCCGAATGCCCTGGATCACGTTCGTCATACGGAGGTTGTACGGCGTCGCCGGCCAGTGCCACCACCGGCCGTCCGGCATGTACCGGAGGTACGCGTGGCCAAGCGCTCGCTGGGGATCGATGCATATCTCGGGTGGTACGGCAGCGGCGTTCAAACGTACGATCGCCCAGGCCGCCGACCCGGAGGCGAAACTGCGGGAGCTTGAGGCGGAACTTCAAGGCATCGCGTCGCCGTTCCGTACCGCGGAGGCAACCGGCCAAGACTTGATCGATCCGGCAGAGACTCGGGAACGTCTGGTTGAGTTCGTTCGCGATGCGCAACGGGTTCTCGCAACGCAGGTCGGCGTTCCCGCAATGCCTTTCCGGCCGTGA
- a CDS encoding ABC transporter ATP-binding protein, with the protein MSKLSTMADAHAPTSTSTVPLLEVTDLGVYFVRDGEESRAVENVSFSMTEGEIVGLVGESGSGKSVTGLALLGLLPEKSSRVTGTARIAGTDLLAAEPAQLRRLRGNEISMIFQDSLTALDPVFPIGNQISETIRTHREVSRSAAKKQATDLLESVGIPEPSKRYRDYPHQLSGGMRQRVMIAIALACEPRLLIADEPTTALDVTIQAQILDLIRDISKDHGTAVMFISHDLGVVSELCSRVMTMYAGEIVEMSAVDDVLERPLHPYTSGLIQAIPSTNPVRRRLQSVPGRVPSPDELPAGCLFEPRCSFAEDACRAVHPPLRDYPADRLVRCIRADDLNLTGAVLPTEAVESGGQRG; encoded by the coding sequence GTGAGCAAACTGTCCACGATGGCTGATGCCCACGCGCCAACCTCTACATCCACGGTCCCGCTGCTGGAGGTCACCGACCTGGGCGTCTACTTCGTCCGTGACGGTGAGGAGTCGCGCGCCGTCGAGAACGTTTCGTTCTCAATGACAGAGGGCGAAATCGTCGGGCTTGTGGGCGAGAGCGGGAGCGGAAAATCGGTCACCGGACTGGCACTTCTCGGACTACTCCCCGAAAAATCTAGCCGGGTCACGGGAACCGCACGAATCGCCGGGACCGACTTACTCGCCGCCGAACCCGCCCAGCTGCGGAGGTTGCGCGGCAACGAGATCTCGATGATCTTCCAAGACTCGCTCACTGCCCTCGACCCTGTGTTTCCTATCGGCAATCAAATATCGGAGACGATCCGCACCCACCGAGAAGTGAGTAGGTCTGCCGCTAAAAAGCAGGCGACAGATCTGCTGGAGAGCGTGGGTATCCCTGAACCTTCGAAGCGATATCGCGACTACCCGCACCAACTGTCCGGTGGAATGCGGCAGCGAGTCATGATCGCGATCGCGCTCGCCTGTGAACCCCGGTTACTCATCGCCGACGAGCCGACAACCGCCCTCGACGTGACTATCCAGGCCCAGATCCTCGACCTCATTCGCGATATTTCGAAGGACCACGGCACCGCGGTCATGTTCATCTCACATGACCTGGGCGTGGTGTCCGAGTTGTGCAGCCGAGTGATGACTATGTACGCCGGCGAGATCGTCGAGATGTCAGCCGTCGATGACGTTCTTGAACGGCCGCTCCACCCCTACACGTCCGGACTCATCCAGGCCATTCCAAGTACGAACCCGGTGCGACGACGTCTCCAGAGCGTCCCGGGACGAGTACCGTCACCCGACGAGCTACCTGCCGGCTGCCTGTTCGAGCCGCGGTGCTCCTTCGCCGAGGATGCGTGTCGTGCAGTGCACCCACCGCTGCGCGATTACCCCGCAGATCGGCTCGTGCGCTGCATTCGTGCCGACGACCTCAATCTGACCGGAGCCGTTCTTCCAACCGAAGCAGTAGAGAGCGGGGGCCAACGTGGTTGA